A window of the Bacillus andreraoultii genome harbors these coding sequences:
- a CDS encoding NAD(P)/FAD-dependent oxidoreductase, whose translation MSKHIVILGGGYGGVLSALSIRKYMDESKAKVTVVNKYPTHQIITELHRLAAGNVSEKRVALPLKKIFKGKAIDLIVAEVESFSVDNKQIKLSNGDTLNYDALVVALGSVTGYFGIPGLEENSMVLKSVDDANQIHRHIEEKVRQYAETKNPEDARILIGGGGLTGVELVGEIADLLPELTKKYGVSRDEIKLQLVEAGPKILPVLPDTLIERAQQSLEARGVEFLIGLPVTKVEGNVVYLKDGSEIKTNTFVWTGGVQGNPLVGESGLEVNRGRATVNEYLQSTSHSDVFVVGDSAVAFGPDGRPYAPTAQNAWQMGENAGYNLYAFLEGKTMEVFNPVNSGTLASLGRKDAVASVGANATELKGMPASLLKEASNMRYLSHIKGLFTYAY comes from the coding sequence ATGTCTAAGCATATCGTTATTTTAGGTGGGGGTTATGGCGGTGTTTTATCCGCATTATCAATTCGGAAATATATGGACGAGTCGAAAGCGAAAGTTACTGTAGTAAATAAATATCCTACCCATCAAATTATTACTGAGCTACACCGACTAGCTGCAGGGAATGTTTCAGAAAAAAGAGTTGCGCTTCCATTAAAAAAAATATTTAAAGGAAAAGCAATTGACTTAATTGTAGCTGAAGTTGAATCATTTTCCGTAGATAATAAGCAAATTAAATTATCCAATGGTGATACACTTAACTATGATGCCCTCGTTGTTGCGTTAGGAAGTGTAACAGGTTACTTTGGTATTCCAGGATTAGAAGAAAATAGTATGGTGTTAAAATCAGTAGACGATGCTAACCAAATTCATCGTCATATTGAAGAAAAAGTTCGCCAATATGCGGAAACAAAAAATCCAGAAGATGCTCGTATTCTAATTGGTGGTGGCGGATTAACGGGTGTTGAGCTCGTTGGTGAAATTGCCGATCTTCTTCCTGAACTAACGAAGAAATATGGTGTAAGTCGTGATGAAATTAAATTACAACTCGTTGAAGCAGGGCCAAAAATCTTACCTGTACTTCCAGATACATTAATCGAACGGGCACAACAAAGTTTGGAAGCTCGCGGTGTTGAATTCTTAATTGGTCTTCCTGTTACAAAAGTTGAAGGTAATGTCGTTTACTTGAAAGATGGTAGCGAAATTAAAACGAACACATTTGTCTGGACTGGTGGTGTTCAAGGCAATCCGTTAGTTGGTGAGTCCGGTCTTGAAGTAAATCGTGGTCGCGCAACTGTAAATGAATATTTGCAATCGACTTCTCATAGCGATGTGTTTGTTGTTGGAGATAGTGCAGTTGCCTTTGGACCAGATGGTCGTCCTTATGCACCAACAGCACAAAATGCATGGCAAATGGGTGAAAATGCTGGATATAACCTTTATGCATTTTTAGAAGGTAAAACAATGGAAGTATTTAACCCAGTAAATTCTGGTACATTAGCAAGCCTTGGTCGTAAAGATGCGGTTGCATCTGTTGGAGCAAATGCAACTGAATTAAAAGGAATGCCAGCATCACTTCTAAAAGAGGCAAGTAATATGCGTTATTTATCACATATTAAAGGATTATTCACATACGCATACTAA
- a CDS encoding DUF445 domain-containing protein, with protein sequence MMILFMGIVGAFIGGLTNSIAIKMLFRPYEAKYIGRWRLPFTPGLIPKRREELAIQLGNMVVNHLLTPEVIQNKLSEQSIHEDIQQVLEEKAHAFFQSDHSIEDLFEQIGVKNLGEQVDEKFYSMIMEKVTEWEKTHGEQSLRELIPTTIWKKLDNQVPKVSDYLLNHVKQFILSPNGYHLMKQHIDRFFEGRGMILGMLQSFLDNRNLIERIQQELVKIVDHEKSIAAVNLVLQQELDKVKGGTVKETIEFLLTEQDRANLLISVKKRISLSQYVRRPVRTFNFSQFEDLITKTIIPTILQNVFSKMGLFVEKWMRKLNIPELIKRQVDTFTTERLEEMVLSISRRELKMITYLGAYLGGLIGIVQGMIVILFD encoded by the coding sequence ATGATGATTTTGTTTATGGGAATTGTTGGTGCTTTTATTGGTGGGTTAACAAACTCCATTGCCATTAAAATGCTCTTCCGTCCTTATGAGGCTAAGTATATTGGTCGGTGGCGTCTTCCCTTCACACCTGGACTAATTCCAAAACGCCGAGAAGAACTGGCCATTCAATTAGGTAATATGGTCGTAAACCATTTATTAACACCAGAAGTCATTCAAAATAAATTATCTGAACAATCGATACATGAAGATATTCAACAAGTGCTCGAAGAAAAGGCACACGCTTTTTTTCAATCAGACCATTCAATTGAAGACTTGTTTGAACAAATAGGGGTAAAGAATTTGGGTGAACAAGTTGATGAGAAATTTTATTCTATGATCATGGAAAAAGTTACAGAATGGGAAAAAACTCATGGAGAGCAGTCGTTAAGAGAACTAATACCAACTACAATTTGGAAAAAATTGGACAACCAAGTCCCTAAAGTATCTGATTATTTACTAAATCATGTAAAACAATTTATTTTAAGTCCGAATGGTTATCATTTAATGAAGCAACATATTGATCGCTTTTTTGAAGGGCGGGGTATGATTCTTGGGATGCTTCAATCTTTTCTCGATAATCGTAATTTAATTGAACGGATTCAACAAGAATTAGTGAAAATTGTCGATCATGAAAAAAGTATAGCGGCTGTCAATCTTGTGCTTCAACAAGAATTAGATAAAGTAAAAGGAGGGACTGTGAAAGAAACAATCGAATTCCTGTTAACAGAACAAGATCGAGCGAATCTACTCATTTCTGTTAAAAAACGAATCTCTCTTTCGCAATATGTAAGACGTCCGGTTCGTACCTTTAACTTTTCCCAATTCGAAGACCTAATTACGAAGACAATCATCCCCACAATTTTACAAAATGTATTTAGCAAAATGGGTCTGTTTGTTGAAAAATGGATGAGGAAATTAAATATTCCCGAGCTTATAAAAAGACAAGTTGATACGTTTACAACTGAACGGTTGGAAGAAATGGTTTTAAGTATTAGCCGCCGAGAACTAAAAATGATTACCTATTTAGGTGCCTATTTAGGTGGACTAATAGGGATTGTTCAAGGCATGATTGTTATTTTATTTGACTAA
- a CDS encoding DUF1641 domain-containing protein → MSKVLEEENVQKSLPQGERELLDQLLNPEVQQSLTTLVEQLPKLTEVVTFLTKNLEIIKSLATDEVTKADTVGAIKELAEPVLESAKKLAANVIEAKDRAEESQEVIGIFGLLKLMKDPQTQKLFRFLNAYLQVTAEHDKK, encoded by the coding sequence ATGTCTAAAGTATTGGAAGAAGAAAATGTACAAAAATCATTGCCTCAAGGTGAGCGTGAACTTTTAGATCAACTGCTTAATCCCGAGGTTCAACAATCATTAACAACTTTGGTTGAACAACTTCCAAAGTTGACTGAAGTAGTTACATTTTTAACAAAAAACTTAGAAATTATAAAATCACTTGCAACAGATGAAGTAACGAAAGCCGATACGGTTGGAGCAATAAAAGAACTTGCTGAACCAGTACTTGAATCTGCAAAAAAACTAGCTGCAAATGTCATTGAAGCGAAAGATCGTGCAGAAGAAAGTCAAGAAGTAATCGGTATTTTTGGTTTGTTGAAATTAATGAAAGATCCTCAAACGCAAAAATTATTCCGTTTCTTAAATGCTTACTTACAAGTTACTGCGGAACATGACAAAAAATAA
- a CDS encoding YhzD family protein — MSIYKVTAFESNGEKLLDENIEAKTDDEAKQLAEKLLTEKGYLEKTHRCVSPEGKLVLFHV, encoded by the coding sequence ATGTCTATTTATAAAGTAACTGCTTTTGAAAGTAATGGGGAAAAATTATTAGATGAGAACATTGAGGCAAAAACAGACGACGAGGCAAAACAATTAGCTGAAAAACTATTAACAGAAAAGGGATATTTAGAGAAAACACATCGATGTGTATCTCCAGAAGGAAAACTCGTTTTATTTCACGTTTAA
- a CDS encoding HAD-IIB family hydrolase, whose product MIYRLLAMNIDGTILQSNGKLHKSVKDAVEYVQSKGVTVTLVTSRNFVFAKRIAKALKLQSMIIAHHGSFIASTSDQALFVKRIDEQIVYDIVRLLESYPCHIRIVHERYSISNVPIKQNIVSRAIIDMNSFSSYHHQFVENISSYVEEEQIHPTHIEVVFHNSSVANEVKTALQNMYYEVDLQLYGNQLIILPNSVSKLTGLLYTCEKWKIPLNQVVAIGSDLDDLDIIDAVGLGVAMGNAPLEVKDKADWITRSNNEHGVSYMVREHFRKQQPIGLIDKINSTKK is encoded by the coding sequence ATGATTTATCGATTACTTGCGATGAATATTGACGGGACTATTTTACAATCGAACGGAAAATTACATAAATCTGTAAAAGATGCGGTGGAATATGTTCAGTCAAAAGGGGTTACGGTTACACTTGTTACTTCTCGTAATTTTGTGTTTGCTAAACGTATCGCAAAGGCGTTAAAGTTACAATCAATGATTATTGCACACCATGGTTCATTTATTGCTTCTACATCGGATCAAGCATTATTTGTAAAACGCATCGATGAGCAAATCGTTTATGATATTGTTCGTCTATTAGAGTCGTATCCATGCCATATCCGAATTGTACATGAACGTTATTCTATTAGTAATGTCCCGATAAAGCAAAATATTGTTTCGCGAGCAATTATTGATATGAATAGTTTTTCGAGTTACCATCATCAATTTGTTGAAAATATTAGTTCGTATGTAGAAGAGGAACAAATTCATCCAACCCACATTGAAGTAGTCTTTCATAATAGTTCGGTCGCAAATGAAGTTAAGACGGCTTTACAAAATATGTATTATGAAGTGGATTTACAATTATATGGTAATCAACTAATTATTCTGCCAAATAGTGTATCGAAACTAACGGGTTTACTATATACGTGTGAAAAGTGGAAAATCCCGCTTAATCAAGTAGTCGCAATTGGTAGTGATCTGGATGACCTTGATATTATAGATGCTGTTGGGTTAGGTGTCGCTATGGGAAATGCACCGCTTGAAGTGAAAGACAAAGCGGATTGGATTACACGTTCGAATAATGAGCATGGGGTATCTTATATGGTTCGAGAACATTTCCGAAAGCAACAACCTATTGGACTTATTGACAAAATAAATAGTACAAAAAAATAA
- a CDS encoding long-chain fatty acid--CoA ligase, with product MMNTPLTLTQMVERAEKFFPEKLVISRTSTGIQRFTYKQFGERTRRLASVLARLGVSKGDKIGTFAWNHHRHLEAYFAIPCIGAVLHTINIRLAPDQIAYIINHAEDRVLLIDDNLLPLIESCRDELNNVEAFIIMTDQKELPETSLSPVYHYEELLNEGDPAFAFKEDIDENDPAGMCYTSATTGLPKGVLYSHRGIVLHSFALGLADGGSVSERDTIMPVVPMFHVNAWGLPFACVWFGANQVLPGPAFTPKVLAELIETEKVTISAGVPTIWLGLLNELENGNYDFSHVRYLLCGGSAAPKGIIKAFEKKYKIPFMHAYGMTETTPLALISRLKSNQENLPEEDIYELKAKQGILVPGLEMKVIGQDGEIAWDGVEMGELCLRGPWIASGYYKDDRSKDAFKDGWLHTGDVVTVDKEGFVKIVDRTKDLIKSGGEWISSVDLENALMAHEAVFEAAVVAIPHEKWQERPVACVVLKDSYKDKVTKEEIYEFLRPQFAKWWLPDKILFMEEIPKTSVGKFLKRALREKVKEQLALQ from the coding sequence ATGATGAATACCCCTTTAACATTAACACAGATGGTTGAACGCGCAGAAAAATTTTTCCCAGAAAAGCTTGTTATATCCCGAACTTCAACTGGAATCCAACGCTTTACGTATAAGCAGTTTGGTGAACGGACGAGACGGTTAGCAAGTGTTTTAGCTCGACTTGGCGTATCAAAAGGTGATAAGATTGGTACTTTTGCATGGAATCACCACCGTCATTTAGAGGCTTATTTTGCTATACCATGTATAGGAGCTGTCCTGCATACAATAAATATCCGTCTTGCCCCGGATCAAATTGCTTATATCATTAACCATGCAGAAGATCGGGTACTGTTAATTGATGACAATCTACTACCGCTTATTGAAAGTTGTCGCGATGAATTAAACAATGTGGAAGCTTTCATTATTATGACGGATCAAAAGGAATTACCGGAAACGTCCTTAAGTCCAGTGTATCATTATGAGGAGTTGCTAAATGAAGGTGATCCGGCATTTGCATTTAAAGAAGATATCGATGAAAATGACCCAGCCGGAATGTGTTATACATCGGCTACAACTGGACTGCCGAAAGGGGTACTATATTCTCATCGGGGCATTGTTCTGCATAGTTTTGCTCTCGGATTAGCTGATGGTGGATCCGTTAGTGAGCGCGATACAATTATGCCGGTTGTTCCAATGTTCCATGTAAACGCATGGGGGCTTCCTTTTGCTTGTGTATGGTTTGGTGCAAATCAGGTGTTACCAGGTCCAGCATTTACACCTAAAGTGCTAGCAGAGTTAATCGAAACTGAAAAGGTAACTATTTCTGCCGGTGTTCCAACAATTTGGCTTGGTTTATTAAATGAATTAGAAAATGGAAACTACGACTTCTCTCATGTTCGTTACTTGTTATGTGGTGGTTCTGCTGCGCCTAAAGGAATTATAAAAGCGTTTGAAAAGAAATACAAAATTCCATTTATGCACGCCTACGGGATGACAGAGACGACGCCACTTGCATTAATTTCACGTTTAAAGAGCAACCAGGAGAACTTACCGGAAGAAGATATTTATGAACTAAAAGCAAAGCAAGGTATTTTAGTTCCAGGATTAGAAATGAAAGTGATTGGTCAAGATGGGGAAATTGCGTGGGACGGAGTGGAAATGGGTGAATTATGTCTACGCGGTCCATGGATTGCCTCGGGATATTATAAAGATGATCGTAGTAAAGATGCTTTTAAAGATGGATGGCTTCATACAGGGGATGTTGTCACAGTGGATAAAGAAGGATTTGTTAAAATTGTCGACCGTACGAAAGACTTAATTAAAAGTGGTGGCGAATGGATATCTTCGGTTGATTTAGAAAATGCCCTTATGGCCCATGAAGCTGTTTTTGAAGCAGCAGTTGTAGCAATCCCACATGAGAAGTGGCAAGAACGACCTGTTGCATGTGTTGTTTTAAAAGATTCGTATAAAGATAAAGTAACAAAAGAAGAAATATATGAATTTTTACGACCACAGTTTGCGAAGTGGTGGCTTCCAGATAAAATTTTATTTATGGAAGAAATTCCGAAAACATCGGTTGGTAAGTTTTTGAAGCGAGCATTACGAGAGAAGGTAAAAGAACAATTGGCATTACAATAG
- a CDS encoding metallophosphoesterase family protein: MKKIKFIHCADLHLDSPFVGLRNLPSKIYEQTKQSTFASFSKIIDTAIEEMVDFIIIAGDIYDGEDRSIRAQLFFREQMENLAKKGIHVFLLYGNHDHLGGNWTKLTWPNNVHEFPPTVETIPFESRQGSKIHFYGFSYSKKHVTEHMIDFYTKKEQADFHIGILHGHDSTNKSHYSYAPFKVNELLEKNFHYWALGHIHKSQILHMEPTILYPGNIQGRHKNESGAKGCYLIEMDEATTKVDFIETAPIRWEKEILGEEEKYSTFDELYTTLQNIKEAWRETGKNVFLQISVHQEAIADSVFQWFQSEEMIEFMQEGEVEQTPFVWLYELSLEESEQRNVSDVPDEFSQKLKQQLYELDLQEPLASLYNNPKTRRFLNPLTEEEQQDIIRNTEKIIYQLLKL, from the coding sequence TTGAAAAAAATTAAATTTATTCATTGTGCAGATTTGCATTTAGATAGCCCGTTTGTTGGATTAAGGAATCTACCTTCCAAAATCTATGAACAAACGAAACAATCAACATTTGCTTCATTTTCAAAAATTATCGATACTGCCATTGAAGAGATGGTTGATTTTATCATTATTGCTGGTGATATTTACGACGGGGAAGATCGAAGTATACGTGCACAACTATTTTTTCGGGAGCAAATGGAAAATCTCGCGAAAAAAGGGATTCATGTATTTCTTCTTTATGGAAATCATGATCATTTAGGCGGAAATTGGACAAAACTAACTTGGCCTAATAATGTACACGAATTCCCACCAACTGTAGAAACCATTCCATTTGAGTCAAGACAAGGTTCGAAAATACATTTTTACGGTTTTAGTTATTCGAAAAAACATGTAACAGAGCACATGATCGATTTTTATACGAAAAAAGAACAAGCCGATTTCCATATTGGGATTTTACATGGTCATGACTCTACTAATAAAAGCCATTATAGTTATGCACCATTTAAAGTAAATGAATTACTTGAAAAAAACTTTCATTATTGGGCGTTAGGACATATTCATAAATCTCAAATTTTGCATATGGAACCAACAATTCTATATCCTGGAAATATCCAAGGTCGACATAAAAATGAGTCGGGTGCAAAAGGTTGTTATTTAATAGAAATGGATGAAGCAACCACAAAGGTCGATTTTATTGAAACAGCACCCATTCGTTGGGAGAAAGAGATATTAGGAGAAGAGGAAAAATATTCGACATTTGATGAATTATATACGACCCTTCAAAATATAAAAGAAGCTTGGCGGGAAACCGGAAAGAATGTTTTTTTACAAATTTCCGTTCATCAAGAAGCGATTGCTGACTCCGTATTTCAATGGTTTCAATCAGAGGAAATGATTGAATTCATGCAAGAAGGAGAAGTCGAACAAACACCTTTCGTTTGGTTGTATGAATTATCGTTAGAAGAATCAGAACAAAGAAATGTTAGTGATGTACCTGATGAATTCTCGCAAAAACTGAAACAACAATTATATGAGTTGGATTTGCAAGAACCATTAGCAAGTCTTTACAATAATCCAAAGACACGACGCTTTTTAAATCCATTAACAGAGGAAGAACAACAAGACATCATTCGTAATACGGAAAAGATCATTTATCAATTACTAAAATTGTAA
- a CDS encoding ATP-binding protein, which yields MVIKELLIYGYGKFEQYHLKLEPYTFIYGKNEAGKSTIMSFIHSILFGFPLKQQAELRYEPKTSSKYGGQVVIEDPTWGTVRIERVKGRASGDVTVKLADGTIGGDELLQELLCGMDKGAYQSIFSFDIHGLQYVHKLTGDDLTKFLFSTSAFGTDQMMACEQILNKEIDKLYKPSGSKPEINARIAHLKITEKKLNEAKSKIANYESLRTRLESITNNLHGKKEKLKALQKEIASKKEWNRIYPLIVEKKQVLHELEEIGSVTFPKDGIIRYEKAIAEKNAINKRIKPMTTQLNEIEQQLKTIQVDERFIENKEEIQYIIDDLPNYRNNDEKLKELQMQLEQINEEIARIQSKLNIERNLDQIQQLDLSFAQKDKITKLVSKKNHLIERKRELDLEENELEQKIQQQEAFVNELEKRKVNDEELVHLENLVKSGGTTNETEYEFNWVISQLQNLKETRDSKKTRNFMLWAALSLSLVLVFVLYWVGFKDISVGVFIASILVSILYFLNRKAQKNQQNVLIKELENKKLTLKKELEESKKHSTENEIMNEKISHAYQVKKQIELEKIRLEQLHHQFNELIGSFSNWEREWKTTEQELMEIGEQYFFPKYMAKNHLLEGFELLEDLQKTAIHYSRVLNKIHLIKANLQEYENNLTKFNWFFPSTNMNYEEKVLLLKTELMKQLDQLNSREERLRKVEELNIQYVSLKTERQQVEQEIEQLFHQAHVTNEKEYYLQGEKEERIRQLNNQLTLVDTQLAKSTLPLPNLNEDLPPSIGEDVFNEYEQLQASLTKEIENLETERAAVSLDLAVLEEGGTYTELLHQYHQERYELKEVSKQWAVYQTARHVLNKAMEKYKVERLPQILTEASTYFSTITHGAYKQIFLDHNRDQLFIERNDGIIFMPKEVSQATSEQLYISLRLALAVKTREHNPLPLIIDDGFVHFDEERRQQMMNILEEISSHMQILYFSCHKTFTKYFNEEDTIYLP from the coding sequence ATGGTCATCAAGGAACTACTTATTTATGGGTATGGAAAGTTTGAACAATATCATTTAAAGCTTGAACCGTACACATTTATTTATGGGAAAAATGAAGCGGGAAAGTCAACAATCATGTCGTTTATTCATAGCATTCTTTTCGGCTTTCCGTTAAAGCAGCAAGCTGAATTAAGATACGAGCCTAAAACGAGTTCAAAGTATGGTGGACAAGTTGTTATTGAAGATCCGACATGGGGAACGGTTCGGATTGAACGGGTTAAAGGGAGAGCATCTGGTGATGTTACGGTTAAACTTGCTGATGGAACCATTGGTGGAGATGAGCTGTTACAAGAACTTTTATGTGGAATGGATAAGGGAGCATATCAGTCAATCTTTTCATTCGATATCCATGGATTACAATATGTACATAAATTAACGGGCGATGATTTAACGAAATTTTTATTCTCAACAAGTGCGTTTGGAACGGATCAAATGATGGCTTGCGAGCAAATATTAAATAAAGAAATTGATAAATTATATAAGCCGAGTGGATCGAAACCAGAAATAAATGCTCGAATAGCACATTTGAAAATCACCGAGAAAAAATTAAACGAGGCGAAAAGTAAAATAGCAAACTATGAATCTTTACGAACAAGGCTAGAGTCAATAACAAATAACCTCCATGGCAAAAAAGAAAAATTGAAAGCATTGCAGAAAGAGATTGCTTCTAAAAAGGAATGGAACCGTATATATCCACTTATAGTAGAGAAAAAACAAGTACTTCATGAACTAGAAGAAATAGGTTCCGTAACATTCCCTAAAGATGGAATCATTCGGTATGAAAAAGCAATTGCTGAAAAAAATGCAATCAATAAAAGAATCAAACCAATGACAACACAACTGAATGAAATTGAACAACAATTAAAAACAATCCAGGTGGATGAACGGTTTATCGAAAATAAAGAGGAAATTCAATATATCATTGACGACTTACCCAACTACCGAAATAATGATGAGAAGCTGAAAGAACTACAAATGCAATTAGAACAAATAAATGAAGAAATAGCTCGAATTCAATCAAAGTTAAATATTGAGCGGAATCTTGATCAAATTCAACAATTGGATTTAAGTTTTGCTCAAAAGGATAAAATAACAAAACTTGTGTCAAAGAAAAATCACCTCATTGAACGGAAAAGAGAATTAGATCTCGAAGAAAATGAACTAGAACAGAAGATTCAGCAGCAAGAAGCATTTGTGAACGAATTAGAAAAAAGGAAAGTAAATGATGAGGAACTAGTCCATCTAGAAAACTTAGTAAAATCAGGTGGCACAACGAATGAAACAGAATATGAGTTCAATTGGGTGATTAGTCAACTACAGAATCTAAAAGAAACACGAGATTCAAAAAAAACACGGAACTTTATGTTGTGGGCTGCATTAAGTTTAAGTCTAGTACTAGTCTTTGTGTTATATTGGGTTGGTTTTAAAGATATTAGTGTGGGTGTCTTTATCGCTTCCATCCTAGTATCAATTCTTTATTTCTTAAATAGGAAAGCACAGAAAAATCAACAAAATGTTCTTATAAAAGAGCTCGAAAATAAAAAGTTAACATTAAAAAAAGAATTGGAAGAGTCCAAAAAACATTCAACAGAAAATGAAATAATGAATGAAAAGATTAGTCATGCCTATCAAGTGAAGAAACAAATCGAATTAGAGAAAATACGTTTAGAACAACTGCATCATCAATTTAATGAATTAATCGGGTCATTTTCTAATTGGGAAAGGGAATGGAAAACAACTGAACAGGAATTAATGGAAATTGGAGAGCAATACTTTTTCCCTAAGTATATGGCGAAAAATCATTTACTCGAAGGTTTTGAGCTTTTAGAGGATTTACAAAAAACGGCCATTCATTATTCTCGAGTTTTAAATAAAATCCATTTAATAAAAGCGAACCTACAAGAATACGAGAATAACTTAACGAAATTCAATTGGTTTTTTCCGAGTACGAATATGAACTATGAAGAGAAAGTTTTATTATTAAAAACGGAGCTTATGAAACAGCTAGACCAATTAAACAGTCGGGAAGAACGACTACGAAAAGTAGAAGAGCTAAACATTCAATATGTTTCACTCAAAACAGAACGCCAACAAGTGGAACAAGAGATTGAACAACTATTTCATCAAGCTCATGTGACAAATGAAAAAGAATATTATCTTCAAGGTGAAAAGGAAGAAAGAATACGTCAATTGAATAATCAGTTAACACTTGTCGATACGCAGCTAGCGAAAAGTACGTTACCACTTCCAAATTTAAATGAAGATCTTCCCCCAAGTATTGGAGAGGACGTTTTTAACGAATATGAACAATTACAAGCATCGTTGACGAAAGAAATTGAAAATCTAGAAACAGAACGAGCGGCGGTGTCTCTTGATTTAGCAGTATTAGAAGAAGGAGGCACATATACTGAGCTGTTACATCAATATCATCAAGAAAGGTATGAACTAAAAGAAGTGTCAAAACAATGGGCAGTCTATCAAACGGCACGTCATGTATTAAATAAAGCAATGGAAAAGTATAAAGTTGAAAGACTTCCACAAATTTTAACAGAAGCATCTACTTACTTTTCTACAATCACGCACGGAGCGTATAAGCAAATTTTTCTTGATCATAACCGGGATCAATTATTTATTGAGCGGAATGATGGAATCATTTTCATGCCTAAAGAAGTAAGTCAAGCGACTAGTGAACAATTGTATATAAGTTTACGCCTTGCACTAGCTGTGAAAACTCGTGAACATAATCCATTACCATTAATAATCGATGATGGCTTTGTCCATTTTGATGAGGAGAGAAGGCAGCAAATGATGAACATATTAGAGGAAATCTCTTCTCATATGCAAATCCTGTATTTCTCTTGCCATAAAACATTTACAAAATATTTTAATGAGGAGGATACGATTTATTTACCATAG
- a CDS encoding YlbF family regulator: MAGNIFETANTLEQVIRDSAEFTELRLHYANLYADQEAKKLFDDFRNVQMNLQQKQMTGQPISQEEVMQAQQMVSVIGQNEKIARLMEAEQRMSGVIAEINKIVMRPLEELYNQQ; encoded by the coding sequence ATGGCAGGAAATATTTTTGAGACAGCAAATACTTTAGAACAAGTTATTCGCGACAGTGCTGAGTTTACTGAGTTAAGATTGCACTATGCAAATTTGTATGCAGATCAAGAAGCAAAAAAATTATTCGACGATTTTCGTAACGTGCAAATGAATTTACAACAAAAACAAATGACTGGTCAACCAATTAGTCAAGAAGAAGTTATGCAAGCCCAACAAATGGTATCAGTTATTGGTCAAAATGAAAAAATTGCTCGTTTAATGGAAGCAGAACAAAGAATGAGTGGCGTTATTGCAGAAATTAATAAAATTGTTATGAGACCACTTGAAGAATTATATAATCAACAATAG